One Pseudomonas sp. MM213 genomic window, AGTCCACTGCCAGAACCGCATCGGCATCCTGCGCGACATTCTCAATTTGCTGGTCGAGTACGGGATCAACGTTGCTCGCGGTGAAGTGGGTGGCGAGCATGGCAACGCGATCTACCTGCATTGCCCGAACCTGATCAATATTCAGTTCCAGGCATTGCGTCCGAAATTCGAGTCGATTGCCGGGGTCTTTGGCGTCAAGCGTGTAGGCCTCATGCCGAGCGAGCGTCGGCACATGGAACTCAATGCTTTGCTCGGTGCCCTGGAATTTCCGGTGTTGTCGATCGACATGGGCGGCTCGATTGTCGCGGCTAACCGCGCGGCGGCGCAGTTGCTCGGCGTGCGTGTCGATGAGGTGCCGGGGATTCCCTTGTCGCGTTACGCCGAGGATTTCGATTTGCCGGAACTGGTGCGCGCCAACAAGTCGCGGATCAACGGGCTGCGAGTCAAGGTCAAGGGTGACGTGTTTCTGGCCGACATCGCGCCGCTGCAATCGGAGCATGACGACAGCGAGGCCATGGCCGGCGCGGTGCTGACGCTGCACCGTGCCGACCGGGTAGGGGAGCGCATTTACAACGTGCGCAAACAGGAGTTGCGCGGGTTCGACAGCATCTTCCAAAGCTCGAAAGTGATGGCGGCAGTGGTGCGTGAGGCCCGGCGCATGGCACCGCTGGATGCGCCGCTATTGATAGAAGGCGAAACCGGCACCGGCAAGGAACTGCTGGCACGCGCCTGCCACCTGGCGAGCCCTCGGGGGCAGTCGCCGCTGATGGCGCTCAATTGCGCCGGCCTGCCGGAGTCCATGGCCGAGACTGAACTGTTCGGCTACGGCCCCGGCGCGTTCGAAGGCGCCCGTGCCGAAGGCAAGCTCGGGCTGTTGGAGCTGACGGCGGGCGGTACGCTGTTTCTCGATGGCGTGGGGGAAATGAGCCCGCGCTTGCAGGTGAAATTACTCAGATTCCTGCAGGACGGTTGCTTCCGTCGTGTAGGCAGTGATGAAGAGGTTTACCTCGATGTGCGAGTGATCTGTGCAACGCAGGTCGACCTGTCGGAACTGTGCGCTCGTGGCGAGTTTCGCCAGGATTTGTATCACCGCTTGAACGTGCTTTCGCTGCATATCCCGCCACTGCGCGAATGCCTGGATGGTTTGACGCCGCTGGTGGAGCACTTCCTTGATCAGGCCAGTCGGCAGATCGGTTGTGCGCTGCCGAAGCTGGCGCCGGCGGCCATGGAGCGGCTCAGTCACTATCATTGGCCGGGCAACGTTCGGCAGTTGGAGAACGTGCTGTTTCAGGCGGTTTCGTTATGCGAGGGCGGGACGGTCAAGGCAGAGCATATTCGCCTGCCGGATTATGGCGTGCGTCAGCCGCTTGGCGATTTTTCGCTTGAGGGTGGGTTGGATGAGATTGTCGGGCGTTTTGAAAAAGCGGTGCTGGAGCGTTTGTATTCGGAGCATCCGAGCAGTCGGCAACTGGGCAAGCGGTTGGGGGTTTCGCATACCACCATTGCCAATAAGTTGCGTGAGTATGAAGTCGGCAAGACTGAGTCCTAGCTGGCGTTTGCTGTGTTTGTTTTGGCCCCATCGCGAGCAGGGCTCGCTCCTACAGGGGATTGCATTCCAAATGTAGGAGCGAGCCCTGCTCGCGATAGCGGTATCCTGTTCAGCCTCAAGGTCAAGCCTTGCCACTTACCGGCATAACACCGCCGGTTTTTCGTCTTTGACACATTCCCCCATTTCCCCCCTGAACGCCCCAAGTCCTTTGTTTGCCGGGCTCCGCGCCGCCAGAAAAAAGTTGGTCTGCAAATTGCTTATCGCTCAGCAGTACAGCGGTGGGCGGCAAACGTCCGGCATGCAGAGGAAAGAGTGTGGACAAGTACCTTTATGTGGCAATGACCGGCGCCAGCCAGAATGCACTGGCGCAGAAGGCTCATGCGAACAACCTGGCGAACATCTCCACCAACGGCTTCCAGAAAGACCTGGAGCAGGCGCGTTCGATGCCGGTGTTCGGTGACAGCTTTCCGGCGCGTGCGTTTGCGATGTCCGAACGTCCGGCCACCGACTTCTCCGCGGGCTCTCTGGTACAAACCGGTCGCGACCTCGACGTCGCGGTGCAGGGCAACGGCTGGCTCGCGGTGCAGAACCCCGACGGCGGTGAAAGCTACGTGCGCACCGGCAGCCTGAACGTTGACGCTCTGGGCGTGTTGCGGGCCGGCAACGGCATGCCGGTGATGGGCAATGGCGGGCCGATTTCCGTGCCGCCCGAGCAGCAAATCGAAGTGGGCGAAGACGGCACCGTCAGCATTCGTGCGATGGGCGAAGGCCCTCGCGTGATGGCTGAAGTCGACCGCATCAAGCTGGTCAACCCGGATTTCAAGAACATGACCAAAGGCCTGGACGGTTCGATCCACACCAAGGATGGCAAGCCGGCGCAAGCCGATGCCAACGTCAAACTGGTGTCCGGGTTCCTGGAGTCGAGCAACGTCAATGCCGTGGAAGAGATGACTTCGGTGCTGGCGCTGGCCAAGCAGTTCGAGCTGCACATCAAGATGATGAACACCGCCAAAGACGATGACCAGGCCATGGCTCGGGTCTTGCAGATCAGCTAATTATCAGAACGTCGCGCCGTAAAACAGGCGCACGAGGAGAATCGAATGCTTCCGGCTCTATGGGTTGCCAAAACAGGTCTGTCCGCCCAGGACACCAACCTGACCACCATTTCCAACAACCTGGCGAACGTGTCGACCACGGGTTTCAAACGTGACCGCGCCGAGTTCCAGGACCTGCTGTACCAGATCAAACGCCAGCCAGGCGCCCAGTCGACCCAGGACAGCGAACTGCCGTCGGGTCTGCAATTGGGTACCGGTGTGCGCATTGTCGGCACCCAGA contains:
- a CDS encoding sigma-54-dependent phenylalanine hydroxylase transcriptional regulator PhhR, which encodes MRIKVHCQNRIGILRDILNLLVEYGINVARGEVGGEHGNAIYLHCPNLINIQFQALRPKFESIAGVFGVKRVGLMPSERRHMELNALLGALEFPVLSIDMGGSIVAANRAAAQLLGVRVDEVPGIPLSRYAEDFDLPELVRANKSRINGLRVKVKGDVFLADIAPLQSEHDDSEAMAGAVLTLHRADRVGERIYNVRKQELRGFDSIFQSSKVMAAVVREARRMAPLDAPLLIEGETGTGKELLARACHLASPRGQSPLMALNCAGLPESMAETELFGYGPGAFEGARAEGKLGLLELTAGGTLFLDGVGEMSPRLQVKLLRFLQDGCFRRVGSDEEVYLDVRVICATQVDLSELCARGEFRQDLYHRLNVLSLHIPPLRECLDGLTPLVEHFLDQASRQIGCALPKLAPAAMERLSHYHWPGNVRQLENVLFQAVSLCEGGTVKAEHIRLPDYGVRQPLGDFSLEGGLDEIVGRFEKAVLERLYSEHPSSRQLGKRLGVSHTTIANKLREYEVGKTES
- a CDS encoding flagellar basal body rod protein FlgF, which encodes MDKYLYVAMTGASQNALAQKAHANNLANISTNGFQKDLEQARSMPVFGDSFPARAFAMSERPATDFSAGSLVQTGRDLDVAVQGNGWLAVQNPDGGESYVRTGSLNVDALGVLRAGNGMPVMGNGGPISVPPEQQIEVGEDGTVSIRAMGEGPRVMAEVDRIKLVNPDFKNMTKGLDGSIHTKDGKPAQADANVKLVSGFLESSNVNAVEEMTSVLALAKQFELHIKMMNTAKDDDQAMARVLQIS